The Bacillus sp. Bos-x628 genome segment AGCGAAATGATATAGAGATATATTAGACCTAATGTTCCATTTGACGGGCTAAGAAGCCAGCCGCCGTCTCCGCTGCTTTATGCTCCACTTCTCCCATTGAACGCTCTTTAGAAAATAAGACGACCGCGCCAATTGGATCTCCGTTTGCAACAATAGGTGCAATGGTATAAGCTGATACGTCATCATCAATACCATCAATAAGTTGAATTTCTTTCTTGCTTTCCTCTAATACAGAATTACGCTGATCCATGGTTCGTTCAATTAAATCACTAACTGATTTGTTTAAATACTCTTTTTTCGAACTACCGGATACAGCAATATACGTATCACGATCACAAATGAGCACGGAATGACCCAAACTGTCGAATAATGCATCAGCATATTCCTTCGCAAAGTCTCCCAACTCACTAATCGGTGAATACTTCTTCAAAATGACTTCTCCGTCGCGATCGACAAAGATTTCAAGCGGATCTCCTTCCCGGATACGCAAAGTTCTGCGAATTTCCTTTGGAATAACCACTCTTCCTAGATCGTCGATGCGGCGTACAATTCCAGTTGCTTTCATTCACTGCTGCCTCTCTTTCGTTTGATGATGTTTTTGGGTGAATGGAACAAAAGCGTCGACTTTATGCAACATTCACCACTTGACTCTGTGCTTAGTATCCGTCACATCAAACGTAATATACACAAGAGATCAACAAAATTTTATGAAGACGGGATGGTTTCTTTTTTCACACTTTGAAGACCGCGAAGCATACCAAGAACGATCTCTAACCATTCTTCGGTTTTCTTCCCTTTTGTTTGTACAGAAATAATCAGTTTACTGCCCTCCATTCCTAATCCAATGTCCCTTCCATATTGGCTACCAAGCTCAAATAATTTTTGACCGTCGATTTCACTGCTTGCTTTCTCATCAAGAGTAAGTCTGACAATGCCCTTCTCCATCTTGATGAGCTCCACCCGTTCCTGAACAGCATAAACCTTCATCGTGGCTATCGTAAATAAGTCAGCCACTTCTTGTGGATATTCACCGAAGCGGTCAATCATTTCAGCCTGAAGTTCTTTACGTTCTTCGATTGAACCAATCGCTCTAAACTGTTTATACATCTCGATCTTTTGTTTGCCATCTGAGATATACGAATCTGGGATGTAAGCGTCAATTTGCAGGTCGATTTCCGGCTCGAATTTTTCTTGGGCTGTCGTGTCGCCTCTTCTTTCTTCAATCGCTTCTTTCAGCATTTGAGAATAAAGGTCAAATCCAACAGAGTCAATGAAGCCGTGCTGTTGAGCACCAAGTAAGTTACCTGCTCCTCGAATCGTTAAATCACGCATCGCAATTTTAAAGCCTGATCCAAGCTCTGTGAACTCTTTAATGGCCTGTAGTCTTTTTTCTGCTACTTCAGAAAGGACTTTGTCTTTTCTATATGTGAAATACGCATATGCCACACGATTAGAGCGTCCAACTCTTCCTCTTAACTGGTAGAGCTGGGAGAGACCCATTTTGTCGGCATCATGGACAATGAGCGTGTTCACATTCGGAATGTCAACACCCGTTTCAATAATGGTTGTACTGACCAATACATCAGATTCACCCTCAAGGAAGTTGAGCATGACCGATTCTAATTCGTTCTCACTCATTTTACCGTGTGCGTAACTGACTTTAGCGTCTGGAACGAGCATTGAGATTTCTTCTGCTTTACGCTCCATGTCCTCGACACGATTGTAAAGGAAGTACACTTGGCCGCCTCGCGCCAACTCTCGCTCAATCGCTTCTCTAACTAAAGCGCCATTGTACTCTACAACGTATGTTTGAACTGGGAAACGGTTTTCAGGTGGTGTTTCAATAACAGACAAATCACGCACACCGAGCATCGACATATGAAGAGTACGCGGAATTGGTGTTGCAGTTAATGTCAGCACATCAATATTGGCTTTCATTTGCTTAATTTTCTCTTTATGTGTCACGCCAAAACGCTGTTCCTCATCAATGATCAACAGTCCTAAATCCTTGTACACAATGTCCTTTGACAGGAGACGGTGTGTCCCGATAACCATATCAATCGTTCCATTCTTTAATCCTTTTAACGTTTCAGTTGTTTCTTTTCGGGTACGAAAACGGCTAAGCTGAGCAATCTTGATAGGATAGTCTTGGAACCGATCAATGATCGTATCGTAATGCTGCTGAGCCAAAATAGTTGTCGGAACAAGTAGTGCAACCTGCTTCCCGTCTGCAATGGCTTTGAAGGCAGCCCGAATGGCCACCTCTGTTTTCCCATACCCCACGTCTCCACAAAGCAGACGGTCCATTGGACGTTCCCGCTCCATGTCTTTCTTGATTTCTTGAATAGAGCGGATTTGATCCTCTGTTTCTTGGTAAGGGAATGCAGATTCAAATTGGCGCTGCATTTCATGGTCTGGTGAAAATGCATAGCCCTTGCTTGCTTCACGCTCTGCATACAGCTTGATGAGATCATCTGCAATATCCTGAACAGATGACTCCACTTTTTTCTTCACACGTTTCCAGTCGCTTCCGCCTAGTTTGTACAGCTTCGGTTCTTTTCCTTCTGAACCTACGTATTTTTGTACCTGATCAATTTGTTCAACAGGCACATAGAGCTTGTCGCTTCCTTGGTAATGAATGTTTAAATAATCTTTATGAATGCCGCCGATTTCAAGTGTTTCGATTCCTAAATATTTTCCGATCCCATGGTTAATATGCACCACATAATCGCCGACCTGTAGCTCTGAATAGCTCTTGATCCGCTCAGCATTGGTGAGTTTTTGCTTACGTGCCTGTTTTTTCACACGTTTCTTAAACAGTTCACCTTCTGTAATCAAGGCAATTTTCGATAATGGCAATTCAAAACCTGTTTGAAGCTCGCCTTGTAAAATATAAACTTGCCCACTCACAAGCTCAGTATCATGATTCGCAAGCGCTGCTTCAATGTCATAGTCATGTAATACAGAAGACAGTTTCTGCGATCTCTCCTCATCAGCACCTAAAAAGACAACGGTATAGTTTTGTTTCTTGTAGCGCTCAATTTCACTGGCAAGAACATTCATTTGCCCATGGAAATTCTGCATCTGCTTACTAGATACATTGACGATATTTTGCGGATTTGTATGCTGGACATGCCTTAAGAACAATGAGTAATACAAAATCGACCTCGATTGCTTATTCATTAGCTCTTGAAACGGCAATGAGAGTTTTAAATCGTGAAGAATATTTCCTTCTTCTAGCAAACTAATTGTCCAATCAGCTTCTTCCTGTTTAAGCTGTTCTTCCATCTCCTGAATTCTACTGATTTCATCTAGGATGATAATCGTGTCTTGTGCAGTATAATCTAGCAAACTAGCAGGCTTCTCATAGAAATACGAAAGGTACTTTGTCATCTCTTGTGTGACGATGCCTTCTAGCAGCTTCTCTCGATCAGCAGAAATGTTCTGATGCAATAATTCCTTTTGTTTGTCTGAATTGAATTTTTTCAAACTTTTCGCAAGTCCTTGATCAAGCTGTTCAATGGCTCTCACTCGTTCAGGCCCTCTGACAATCAGCTC includes the following:
- the spoVT gene encoding stage V sporulation protein T, which encodes MKATGIVRRIDDLGRVVIPKEIRRTLRIREGDPLEIFVDRDGEVILKKYSPISELGDFAKEYADALFDSLGHSVLICDRDTYIAVSGSSKKEYLNKSVSDLIERTMDQRNSVLEESKKEIQLIDGIDDDVSAYTIAPIVANGDPIGAVVLFSKERSMGEVEHKAAETAAGFLARQMEH
- the mfd gene encoding transcription-repair coupling factor, whose product is MKNIQSFIKQSDDFQSIFNGLKEGLKEQLLAGLSGSVRSLYTAAISDESNRPMFIVTHNLYQAQKVTDDLASVVSDRSVLLYPVNELIASEIAVASPELRAQRLDVLNRLVNGENPIVVTPVAAVRRMLPPVELWKESQIHLEIGEEIDLDAFSKKLVQIGYDRTSMVAAPGDFSVRGGIIDIYALTEEHPIRIELFDTEIDSIRTFHSDTQRSLESLQEVKIGPAKELIVRGPERVRAIEQLDQGLAKSLKKFNSDKQKELLHQNISADREKLLEGIVTQEMTKYLSYFYEKPASLLDYTAQDTIIILDEISRIQEMEEQLKQEEADWTISLLEEGNILHDLKLSLPFQELMNKQSRSILYYSLFLRHVQHTNPQNIVNVSSKQMQNFHGQMNVLASEIERYKKQNYTVVFLGADEERSQKLSSVLHDYDIEAALANHDTELVSGQVYILQGELQTGFELPLSKIALITEGELFKKRVKKQARKQKLTNAERIKSYSELQVGDYVVHINHGIGKYLGIETLEIGGIHKDYLNIHYQGSDKLYVPVEQIDQVQKYVGSEGKEPKLYKLGGSDWKRVKKKVESSVQDIADDLIKLYAEREASKGYAFSPDHEMQRQFESAFPYQETEDQIRSIQEIKKDMERERPMDRLLCGDVGYGKTEVAIRAAFKAIADGKQVALLVPTTILAQQHYDTIIDRFQDYPIKIAQLSRFRTRKETTETLKGLKNGTIDMVIGTHRLLSKDIVYKDLGLLIIDEEQRFGVTHKEKIKQMKANIDVLTLTATPIPRTLHMSMLGVRDLSVIETPPENRFPVQTYVVEYNGALVREAIERELARGGQVYFLYNRVEDMERKAEEISMLVPDAKVSYAHGKMSENELESVMLNFLEGESDVLVSTTIIETGVDIPNVNTLIVHDADKMGLSQLYQLRGRVGRSNRVAYAYFTYRKDKVLSEVAEKRLQAIKEFTELGSGFKIAMRDLTIRGAGNLLGAQQHGFIDSVGFDLYSQMLKEAIEERRGDTTAQEKFEPEIDLQIDAYIPDSYISDGKQKIEMYKQFRAIGSIEERKELQAEMIDRFGEYPQEVADLFTIATMKVYAVQERVELIKMEKGIVRLTLDEKASSEIDGQKLFELGSQYGRDIGLGMEGSKLIISVQTKGKKTEEWLEIVLGMLRGLQSVKKETIPSS